One stretch of Macaca nemestrina isolate mMacNem1 chromosome 17, mMacNem.hap1, whole genome shotgun sequence DNA includes these proteins:
- the LOC105469141 gene encoding proton channel OTOP2 has translation MSEELAPGPKESPPAPRAGPREVWKKGGRLLSVLLAANVLLLACTLISGGAFNKVAVYDTDVFALLTTMMLLAMLWILFYLLRTVRCPCAVPYRDAHAGPIWLRGGLVLFGICTLIMDIFKTGYYSSFFECQSAIKILHPVIQAVFVIIQTYFLWVSAKDCVHVHMNLTRCGLMFTLTTNLAIWMAAVVDESVHQSHSYSSSHSNASHAHLASDQRAGNPVGGDSCLCSTAVCQIFQQGYFYLYPFNIEYSLFASTMLYVMWKNVGRFLASAPGHSHTPSPLSLFRETFFAGPVLGLLLFVVGLAVFIIYEVQVGGGGGRTRQALVIYYSFNIVCLGLTTLVSLSGSIIYRFDRRTMDHHKNPTRTLDVALLMGAALGQYAISYYSIVAVVAGTPQDLLAGLDLTHALLMIAQHTFQNIFIIESLHRGPPGAEPHSTPTKEPCQNLTFTNLDAFHTLPACPPTPRLVSPSPADQREAVAIISAPRSQWRRRCLRDISLFLLLCNVILWIMPAFGARPHFSNTVEVDFYGYSLWAAIVNICLPFGIFYRMHAVSSLLEVYVLS, from the exons ATGTCCGAGGAGCTGGCCCCGGGCCCCAAGGAGAGCCCCCCGGCGCCGCGGGCGGGCCCCAGGGAGGTGTGGAAGAAGGGCGGCCGCCTGCTGTCCGTGCTGCTGGCCGCGAACGTGCTGCTCCTCGCCTGCACGCTCATCAGCGGCGGAGCCTTCAACAAGGTGGCCGTGTACGACACCGACGTGTTCGCGCTGCTCACTACGATGATGCTGCTGGCAATGCTCTGGATCCTCTTCTACCTCCTCCGAACCGTGCGCTGCCCCTGCGCGGTACCCTACCGGGACGCGCACGCTGGCCCCATCTGGCTCCGAG GTGGACTGGTGCTGTTTGGTATCTGCACCCTCATCATGGATATCTTCAAGACCGGCTACTACTCCAGTTTCTTTGAGTGCCAGTCAGCCATAAAGATCCTgcaccctgtcatccaggctgtgtTTGTCATCATCCAG ACCTACTTCCTCTGGGTCTCCGCTAAAGACTGCGTTCACGTCCACATGAATCTGACCCG GTGTGGTCTCATGTTCACACTCACCACCAACCTGGCCATCTGGATGGCGGCTGTGGTGGATGAATCTGTGCACCAATCCCACTCCTACAGCAGTTCTCACAGCAACGCCAGCCACGCCCATCTCGCCTCTGACC AGCGTGCGGGCAACCCAGTCGGAGGAGACTCCTGCCTCTGCAGCACGGCTGTCTGCCAGATCTTCCAGCAGGGGTACTTCTACCTCTATCCCTTCAACATCGAGTACAGCCTCTTCGCCTCCACCATGCTGTACGTCATGTGGAAGAATGTGGGCAGATTCCTGGCCTCCGCCCCTGGCCACAGCCACACCCCATCCCCTCTCAGCCTCTTCCGGGAGACCTTTTTTGCTGGCCCGGTTCTGGGCCTGCTGCTCTTTGTGGTAGGACTGGCTGTCTTCATCATCTATGAGGTTCAagtgggcgggggcgggggccgCACCCGGCAGGCCCTGGTCATCTACTACAGCTTCAACATTGTCTGCTTGGGACTTACGACCTTGGTCAGCCTGAGTGGCTCCATCATCTACCGTTTTGACCGCCGGACCATGGACCACCATAAGAACCCCACGCGCACCCTGGACGTGGCCCTGCTGATGGGTGCCGCCCTGGGTCAGTACGCCATCTCCTACTACTCCATCGtggccgtggtggcgggcacacCCCAGGACCTGCTGGCAGGGCTCGACCTCACCCATGCGCTGCTCATGATTGCCCAGCACACCTTCCAGAACATATTTATCATCGAGAGCCTTCACCGAGGACCGCCCGGGGCTGAGCCTCACAGTACCCCCACCAAGGAACCTTGCCAAAACCTCACCTTCACCAACCTGGATGCCTTCCACACCTTGCCTGCctgcccacccacccccaggCTGGTTAGCCCCAGCCCCGCAGACCAGCGAGAAGCAGTGGccatcatctcagcccccagAAGCCAATGGAGACGCCGGTGCCTAAGAGACATTTCTCTGTTTCTCCTGCTCTGCAATGTCATC CTGTGGATCATGCCTGCCTTCGGGGCCCGCCCTCACTTCAGCAACACAGTGGAGGTGGATTTCTACGGTTACTCCCTCTGGGCAGCCATCGTCAACATCTGCCTCCCTTTCGGCATCTTCTACCGCATGCACGccgtctccagcctgctggaggTCTACGTGCTGTCCTGA
- the LOC105469142 gene encoding proton channel OTOP3 gives MGRGARAAAAQSRWGRASRASVSLGRTIRSAPAVGEAQETEAAPHKENRVDMGAKERAATDLLQQKSWLVRHFSLLLRRDRQAQKAGQLFSGLLALNVVFLGGAFICSMIFNKVAVTLGDVWILLATLKVLSLLWLLYYVASTTRRPHAVLYQDPHAGPLWVRGSLVLFGTCTFCLNIFRVGYDVSHIRCKSQLELVFPVIEMVFIGVQTWVLWKHCKDCVQVQTNFTRCGLMLTLATNLLLWVLAVTNDSMHREIEAELGILMEKYTGNETNTCLCLNATACEAFRRGFLMLYPFSTEYCLICCAVLFVMWKNVGRTVASHMGAHPGTVPFHLHGAIFGLLLGLLVLLAGMCIFVLFQIEASGSAIAYQYFTLYYAFYVAVLPAMSLACLAGTAIHGLEERELDTVKNPTRSLDVVLLMGAALGQMGIAYFSIVAIVAKHPHELLNRLILAYSLLLILQHIAQNLFIIEGLHRRPLWEAVPEGLARKQEAEPPRRGSLLELGQGLQRASLAYIHSYSHLNWKRRALKEISLFLILCNITLWMMPAFGIHPEFENGLEKDFYGYQIWFTIVNFGLPLGVFYRMHSVGGLVEVYLGA, from the exons ATGGGCCGCGGAGCCCGAGCGGCGGCTGCGCAGTCCCGCTGGGGGAGGGCGTCGCGGGCATCGGTCTCACTTGGACGGACGATCCGCTCAGCGCCCGCAGTCGGTG aAGCACAGGAGACTGAAGCAGCCCCACATAAGGAGAACCGAGTGGATATGGGGGCCAAGGAGAGAGCGGCCACCGACCTGCTCCAGCAGAAGTCCTGGCTGGTGCGGCATTTCTCCCTGCTGCTGCGGCGGGACCGACAAGCCCAGAAGGCCGGGCAACTCTTCTCGGGGCTCCTGGCCCTGAACGTGGTGTTCCTGGGCGGGGCCTTCATCTGCAGCATGATCTTCAACAAGGTGGCCGTCACTCTGGGCGACGTGTGGATCCTGCTGGCCACGCTGAAGGTCCTCTCCCTGCTCTGGCTTCTCTACTACGTGGCAAGCACCACCCGCCGACCACATGCCGTGCTGTACCAAGATCCCCACGCGGGGCCCCTCTGGGTGCGGG GTTCCCTAGTGCTCTTCGGCACCTGCACCTTCTGCCTCAACATCTTCCGAGTGGGCTACGATGTGAGCCACATCCGCTGCAAGTCACAGCTGGAGCTTGTCTTCCCTGTCATCGAGATGGTCTTCATCGGCGTCCAG ACCTGGGTGCTCTGGAAACACTGCAAAGACTGTGTTCAGGTCCAGACCAACTTCACTAG ATGTGGCCTGATGCTGACCCTGGCCACGAACCTGCTGCTGTGGGTTCTGGCCGTTACCAATGACTCCATGCACCGAGAGATCGAAGCTGAGCTTGGCATCCTCATGGAAAAATACACAG GCAATGAGACCAACACCTGTCTGTGCCTCAATGCCACCGCGTGTGAAGCTTTCCGAAGGGGCTTCCTGATGCTGTACCCCTTCAGCACTGAGTACTGCCTCATCTGCTGTGCCGTGCTGTTTGTCATGTGGAAGAATGTGGGCCGCACTGTGGCATCCCACATGGGTGCCCACCCTGGCACTGTGCCCTTCCACCTGCACGGGGCCATCTTCGGGCTGCTGCTGGGCCTGCTGGTGCTGTTGGCAGGCATGTGCATCTTTGTGCTCTTCCAAATCGAGGCCAGTGGCTCTGCCATTGCTTACCAGTATTTCACCCTCTACTATGCCTTCTATGTGGCTGTGCTGCCCGCCATGAGCCTGGCATGCCTGGCAGGCACAGCCATACATGGGCTGGAGGAGCGAGAGCTGGACACGGTCAAGAATCCTACCCGCAGCCTGGATGTGGTGCTGCTGATGGGTGCTGCACTGGGCCAGATGGGCATCGCCTATTTCTCCATTGTGGCCATTGTGGCCAAGCACCCGCATGAGCTGCTCAACCGCCTCATCCTGGCCTACTCGCTGCTGCTCATCTTGCAGCACATTGCTCAGAACCTCTTCATCATCGAGGGCCTGCACCGGCGCCCACTCTGGGAGGCAGTTCCCGAGGGCCTGGCAAGAAAGCAGGAGGCTGAGCCTCCCCGCAGAGGCTCCCTGCTGGAGCTGGGCCAGGGCCTGCAGCGGGCCTCACTGGCCTACATCCACTCCTACAGCCACCTCAACTGGAAGCGGCGGGCCCTCAAGGAGATCTCACTCTTCCTCATCCTCTGCAATATCACA CTGTGGATGATGCCTGCATTTGGCATACACCCGGAGTTTGAGAATGGGCTAGAAAAGGATTTCTACGGCTACCAGATATGGTTCACCATCGTCAACTTCGGCCTGCCTCTGGGGGTCTTCTACCGTATGCACTCTGTGGGAGGCCTGGTGGAGGTCTACCTGGGGGCCTGA